TGCGCATCAAGGCCGATGCCGTGGGCCTGATCGCCCAGGACTACACCACCGACAAGGTGGCCCTCGACGATCTGTACCCCGGGCTGTGCGAGGTGTGGGCCGATGCGGCCCAGATGGATGCCGTCAAGCAGGCCCCCGGGCTGCCGGTGGAGGGCCTGGAGCTGCCGGGGGTGCTGCAGGCCAACGAGGGCGTGATGCTGATCGACCGGGCCCAGCCGAGCCACACCTTCCTCACCCGCTACACGGCCGCCACCGGCACCCTGCAACCGCTGCAGAGAGCGCCGAAGGCCCGGCTGGGCCGGATTCAGCCCCGCAACCGCGAGCAGACCTTCGCCCTCGACCTGCTGCTCGATCCCGACATCCAGCTGGTGACCCTGGTGGGCAAGGCGGGCACGGGCAAGACCCTGCTGGCCCTGGCGGCCGGGCTGCACCAGGTGGCGGATGAGCGCCTCTACGAGCGGCTGCTGGTGACCCGGCCCGTGATCTCCCTGGGTAAGGATCTGGGCTACCTGCCCGGCGACCTCGAGGAGAAGATGGGCCCCTGGATGCAACCGATCATCGACAACCTGGATTTCCTGCTGGGCAGCAGTCCGGAGGACCAGGGCCGCAGCTCCGGTGGCGCCATGGGCGGGGGCCGGGGCCATGGCCAGCGCAGCCAGCGGGGCAACTGGAGTGATCTCAAGGGGATGGGGCTGCTGGAGGTGGAGGCGATCAGCTACATCCGCGGCCGCTCGATTCCCCGCCAGTACATGGTGGTGGACGAGGCCCAGAACCTCACCCCCCATGAGGTGAAGACGATCGTGACGCGGGTGGGCGAGGGCACCAAGATCGTGCTCACCGGCGACCCGTATCAGATCGACAATCCCTACGTGGATGCCGAGAGCAACGGCCTCACCTGGCTGGTGGAGCGGTTCAAGGGCCAGCAGCTGGCCGGCCATGTGACGCTGATGCGCGGCGAGCGCTCACCGCTGGCGGAGCTGGCGGCGAACCTGCTCTGAGCCCGTCTGAACACCAGGATTGAGGATGGACAACGCCAGGCCCTACAGCGTGATCAGCCACGACGGCTGGGGCAGCACCAGCGTGGGTGAGTTTGCGAGCCTGGCGGAAGCCCAGGAGCTGTTCCGCACGCTCTGCGCGGACCGCTGGTTCCGCACCGATGGGGCGATCAAGGGGCTGTCGATCGTGGAGCGGGCGGGCGGCACAACCGTGGAGACGTTCACCTTCCCGCAGTCAGCACGCCTGCCGGGATGAAGGATTGGCGCTGCGGCTGTAGCGGTGCTTTCCCAGCGAGCAGGGATGCCATGCCGTGAAGGCTGGCCTGCTTCGCCATCTCCAGGGGTGTCGCGCAGCTGTCGAGTCGGGTCCGGAGACGCGGGCCCGCTCACAGCCATGGGCAGCGGTGTGCAGGCGCTGATGCCGCGTTGATGGGCTTCTTGGAGTCCAGAGCAACGTCGAGGCGTCAGCTTCTGCAGGGGATCATGGGCGACATCATCCAGCCTCAGGGACCCGCTGCCGCCGCCGTCGCCAGGCTGCGGCCAGCCGCCGCACCCCCTTGTCGGCCTCGATCACCAGCAGCACCGTGAGGCTGAGGCCCACCAGGCGCAGCCACAGCGCCGGCGCCACCGGCTCGGTGTCGAGCATCAGCTGGCCGAAGGGGATGTGCATCATCAGCACGTGCAACAGAAAGGCCGTGACGGTGCCGGCCAGCAGGACAGGACTGCGCAGCGGCGAGAGCTGCAGCACCGAGCGCGTTTCCGAGCGGCAGTTGCCGAGGTGCACGTTCTCGAAGAGCACCATCAGCAGCAGCAGGGCGTTGCGGGCCTCGGCGAGGGGGGCGCCGCTGCGCAGCAGGGTGTCGTAGGTGGCGAACCCCACGCCCCCCATCACCGCTGCGGCGAGCAGGGTGCGCTGGATCATCAGACCGTTGAACACCGGCTCGCTGGGGGGCCGCGGCCGCTGGCTCAGGGCATCCCCCTCGCCGGGCTCGAAGGCCAGGGCCAGATCCTGGATGCCGTTGGTCACCAGATTGAGCCACAGCAGCTGCACCGGCAGCAGCGGCAGGGGCAGCCGCAGCGCCACGGCCAGGGTGATCAGCACGATCTCCGCCGCGCCGGTGGACACCAGCAGATAGATCACCTTGCGCACGTTGGCATAGGCGATCCGTCCTTCCTCCACGCCGGCCACGATCGTGGCGAAGTTGTCGTCGGCGATCACCAGCTCGGCCGCCTCGCGGGCCACATCGGTGCCGCCCCTGCCCATCGCCACGCCGATGTTGGCGGCCCGCAGGGCCGGAGCATCGTTCACCCCGTCGCCGGTGACGGCCACGCAGTGGCCGGCCGCCCGCGCCGCATTCACCAGCCGCAGTTTCTGCTCCGGCGCCATGCGGGCATAGACGCAGCTGCCGCGGATCATCCCCCGCAGCGTTTCGGGCGAGGCCGCATCGAGCTGGCGGCCGGTCACCACGGCCCCCGGGCCTGCGGGCGCCAGCCCCAGATCCCGGGCGATGGCCAGGGCGGTGACGGGGTGATCCCCGGTCACCATCCAGACGGTGATGCCGGCCCGGTGGCAGGTGGCAATGGCCTGGCGCACCCCGGGGCGCAGCGGATCGATCATCCCCACGAAGCCCAGCAGGTTGAGCCAGGTGGGCTCGAAGCCGGCTGGATGGGGCCCCTCCGCGGGCGGAGCCAGGGGGGCGGGACCCTCCGCCAGGGCCAGCACCCGGTAGCCCCGCTCCGCCATCTGCCGGGCCAGGGCATGGGGGGAGGGCCTGCCGGGAACGGGCTTGCACATGGCCAGCACCCGCTCCGGCGCGCCCTTCACCAGCACGTGGTCCTCGCCCTCGATCGGATGGAAGGAGGCGGCGTACTGCCGTTCCGGTTCGAAGGGAATCCGGTGCAGCTGGGGATGGCGCTCCAGTCCGTGCTCCCGCGACCAGCCCAGCTTGTGGGCCAGGGCCAGCAGGGCGATGTCGGTGGGATCCCCACGCCAGATCCAGCGGTCCTCCTCGGCTCGGCGCAGGTCGGCCTCGTTGCAGAGGGCCGCGGTGCGGGCCAGGCGAGCCAGGGGCGGGTGCTCGCCCGAAAAGCTCCGCCCCTCCCGCAGCACCTGCCCCGCCGGATGGAAGCCCTCGCCGCTCACCTCGAAACTCTCCCCGTCGGGCAGCACGATGCGCCGCACCGTGAGCTCGTTGCAGGTGAGCGTGCCGGTCTTGTCGCAGGCGATCAGGGTGCAACTGCCAAGGCCTTCCACCGCGGGCAGCTGCCGCACGATCACCTGCCGCCGCGCCATGCGGCGGGTGGCCACCGCCAGCGCCACGGTGAGGGCCACCGGCAGGCCCTCCGGAATCGCCGACACCGCCAGCGCCACGGCGAAGAGGAACATCTCCATGGGCCCGTAGCCGTGGTGCAGGGCCCCGAGCAGGCCGATGCCGCTGGCGGCCACCAGCACGGCGATGGCGATCACCCGGCTGAAGCGCTCCATCCGCCGCAGCAACGGCGGCCGCCCGCCGGCGGCACCCAGCACCGCCAGGGCCAGCCGCCCCACCTCGGTGCGAGGCCCTGTCGCCACAGCGAAGCCCTGCCCCCGTCCCCGCACCACGGTGGAGCCGGCGAAGAGCATGTTGAGCCGCTCGGCCAGGGGGGTGTCCGCCGCGCCGCTCCAGTCGGCCGACTTCAGCACCGTGAGCGATTCGCCGGTGAGCAGGGATTCATCCAGCTCCAGCTGGCTGCTGCCGATCAGCCGCAGATCGGCCGGCACCCGCTGGCCCGATTCCAGGCTCACCAGATCCCCCGGCACCAGCTCCTCGGCGTCGATGTCCAGGGCCACCCCGCCTCTGATGACGGTGGCCCGCATCCGCAGCAGCTGCTGCAGTGCCTGGCTCTGGCGCTCGGCCTGCCACTCCTGCAGGCCGCCCACCACGCCATTGATCAGCAGCACCGCCGCGATGAACAGGCCATCCTTCAGATCGCCGATCGCCAGCGACACCACGGCGGCGACAGCCAGGATCGCGATCAGGGGACTGCGGAACTGGCGCCGCAGGATCGCCCAGCCGCTGGGGGGTTGGGCCCGCGGCAGGGCGTTGGGACCCTGCCGCTCCAGCCGGCGCTGTGACTCCGAAGTGGTGAGGCCCTCCCTGCCGGTTGCCAGCGCCGTGGGGATGGCGGCGATGGGCAGGGCGTGCCAGGGGTTGGGGGCCTCGTGAGCGCGCGCCTCGACCATGGAGTCTCCCCCCCCTCTCTCGATCCTGATGGATCCAGAGCAGCGGTGCTGGGGGAAGCTATCCCTCCTCAGCACCCCAGGCTGAGGGGCGCCACCGGAGCGATGCGGGGGTTGCGGCCGCCCACCTGGTTGGCCCGCAGCACCAGGGCCGAGGCCCCCTGGGCGAGGAACACCTTCAGCACCGACTCGCAGGCCAGCCTGGGCAGCAGGCAGCGCCAGCTGCCTAGGCCCTGGAGCAGGTCGTGCAGGGGTTGATCCTCGAGGCTGCTGCCCAGGCGGAAGGAGCCCCGCCGCCAGTCGTTGCGCAGGGGCGGCACCGGCAGCAGGCGGCGGCGCAGGGTCTGCTCCAGCTGCCGCAGGCTGCGCAGATGT
This portion of the Cyanobium sp. NIES-981 genome encodes:
- a CDS encoding PhoH family protein — its product is MRKTFVLDTNVLLHDPAAITRFEDNNIVIPIEVVEEIDRFKRDPAEKGRNARQVSRLLDDLRTLGNLADGVPNGDEGGTLKVVFCRAETLSQLPPELKAGNGDNNILAVALEEQRLEVVMGSQPPVVLVTKDTNLRIKADAVGLIAQDYTTDKVALDDLYPGLCEVWADAAQMDAVKQAPGLPVEGLELPGVLQANEGVMLIDRAQPSHTFLTRYTAATGTLQPLQRAPKARLGRIQPRNREQTFALDLLLDPDIQLVTLVGKAGTGKTLLALAAGLHQVADERLYERLLVTRPVISLGKDLGYLPGDLEEKMGPWMQPIIDNLDFLLGSSPEDQGRSSGGAMGGGRGHGQRSQRGNWSDLKGMGLLEVEAISYIRGRSIPRQYMVVDEAQNLTPHEVKTIVTRVGEGTKIVLTGDPYQIDNPYVDAESNGLTWLVERFKGQQLAGHVTLMRGERSPLAELAANLL
- a CDS encoding HAD-IC family P-type ATPase gives rise to the protein MVEARAHEAPNPWHALPIAAIPTALATGREGLTTSESQRRLERQGPNALPRAQPPSGWAILRRQFRSPLIAILAVAAVVSLAIGDLKDGLFIAAVLLINGVVGGLQEWQAERQSQALQQLLRMRATVIRGGVALDIDAEELVPGDLVSLESGQRVPADLRLIGSSQLELDESLLTGESLTVLKSADWSGAADTPLAERLNMLFAGSTVVRGRGQGFAVATGPRTEVGRLALAVLGAAGGRPPLLRRMERFSRVIAIAVLVAASGIGLLGALHHGYGPMEMFLFAVALAVSAIPEGLPVALTVALAVATRRMARRQVIVRQLPAVEGLGSCTLIACDKTGTLTCNELTVRRIVLPDGESFEVSGEGFHPAGQVLREGRSFSGEHPPLARLARTAALCNEADLRRAEEDRWIWRGDPTDIALLALAHKLGWSREHGLERHPQLHRIPFEPERQYAASFHPIEGEDHVLVKGAPERVLAMCKPVPGRPSPHALARQMAERGYRVLALAEGPAPLAPPAEGPHPAGFEPTWLNLLGFVGMIDPLRPGVRQAIATCHRAGITVWMVTGDHPVTALAIARDLGLAPAGPGAVVTGRQLDAASPETLRGMIRGSCVYARMAPEQKLRLVNAARAAGHCVAVTGDGVNDAPALRAANIGVAMGRGGTDVAREAAELVIADDNFATIVAGVEEGRIAYANVRKVIYLLVSTGAAEIVLITLAVALRLPLPLLPVQLLWLNLVTNGIQDLALAFEPGEGDALSQRPRPPSEPVFNGLMIQRTLLAAAVMGGVGFATYDTLLRSGAPLAEARNALLLLMVLFENVHLGNCRSETRSVLQLSPLRSPVLLAGTVTAFLLHVLMMHIPFGQLMLDTEPVAPALWLRLVGLSLTVLLVIEADKGVRRLAAAWRRRRQRVPEAG